Below is a window of Streptomyces genisteinicus DNA.
GCGGACGTCCGCGGCCGGGTGCTGGAGGTCCTGGAGCGGACCGCGCTGGAGGGCACACCGCTCGTGGACGCGGCGTTCGCCTTCGGCATGATCGCGCAGCACGAACAGCAGCACGACGAGACGATGCTGATCACGCACCAGCTGCGGCGGGGGCCCGCCGCCCTCACCGCGCCCGAGCCGCCGGACCGTCCGCCGGGCGCGCTGCCCGCCGAAGTGCTGGTCCCCGGCGGCCCGTTCACGATGGGCACCTCGACGGAACCGTGGGCGCTGGACAACGAGCGGCCCGCGCACCGGCGGGACGTCCCCGCGTTCTGGATCGACACCACCCCGGTGACCTGCGGCGCCTTCGCGGCCTTCATCGACGACGGCGGCTACGGCGAGCGCCGGTGGTGGGCCGACGAGGGCTGGGACCAGATCCGCCGGCACGGCATCGGGGCGCCGCTGTTCTGGCGGCGGGAGGGCGGCGCCTGGCTGCGTCGGCGCTTCGGCGTCACCGAGGAGGTGCCCGCCGACGAGCCGGTGCTGCACGTCAGCTGGTACGAGGCCGACGCGTACGCCCGCTGGGCGGGCAGGCGGCTGCCGACGGAGGCCGAGTGGGAGAAGGCGGCGCGCCACGACCCGGAGTCCGGGCGGTCCCGGCGGTACCCCTGGGGCGACGCCGACCCCGGCCCGGACCAGGCCAACCTGGGGCAGCGGCATCTGCGGCCCGCGCGTGCCGGGAGCTATCCCGCGGGCGAGTCGCCGCTCGGGGTGCGGCAGCTGATCGGTGACGTGTGGGAGTGGACGGCGAGCGACTTCCTGCCGTACCCCGGCTTCGTGGCCTTCCCCTACCGGGAGTACTCGGAGGTTTTCTTCGGGCCCGCGCACAAGGTGCTGCGCGGCGGTGCGTTCGGGGTCGACCAGGTCGCCTGCCGGGGCACGTTCCGCAACTGGGACCTGCCGGTCCGCCGGCAGATCTTCTCCGGCTTCCGCACCGCGCGGGACGCCCGCGTCCGGCAGGACGGGGCCGCCTGATGTGCCGGCACCTCGCGGCGATCGGACCGCCCGCGGCCCTGGGCGACCTGCTGGTCGCCCCCGAGCACGCCCTGTTCCGGCAGTCGTGGGCCCCGCGGCGGCAGCGGTACGGCACGGTGAACGCGGACGGGTTCGGCGTCGGCTGGTACGCGGACGACGACCCGGTGCCCGCCCGCTACCGGCGGGCGGGGCCCGTGTGGGGGGACCTGTCCTTCGCCGACCTGGCACGCGTCGTGCGCAGCCAGGCGGTGCTCGCCGCGGTGCGGGACGCGACCCGGGCGGGCGCGGACGGGGAGGCGGCCGCCGCCCCGTTCGCCTCGGGACCGTGGCTCTTCTCCCACAACGGCGCGGTGGCCGGCTGGCCGGACTCGATGGCCGCTCCGGCCGGTGCGCTCCCGGCGGCCGCGCTGCTGTCGATGGAGGCACGGACCGACTCGGCGCTCGTGTGGGCGCTGGTGCTCCACCGGCTGCGGGCCGGCGACGGCCTGGGCCAGGCCCTGGCGGACACCGTGCGCGACACGGCGGCGGCCGCCCCCGGCTCCCGGCTGAACCTCCTCCTCACCGACGGCCGTGCGATCGCGGCGACCGCGTGGGGCGACACCCTCTGGTATCTCACGGGCTCCGGCGGCCGCACGGTGGTCGCATCGGAGCCGTACGACGACGATCCGCGCTGGCAGGAGGTGCCGGACCGCACGCTGCTCACGGCGACGCGGACCGACCTGCTGCTGACCGAGCTCAAGGAGCCCACCCAGTGAGCCCGTTCCTGCTGACCCGCACCCTGCCCGAGGACGCGACCGGCGCCGATCTGCGCGCCGACGTGCTGAACGGGCTGACCCGCACCCCCAAGGTGCTGCCGCCGAAGTGGTTCTACGACGCCCGCGGCAGCGAGCTGTTCGAGGAGATCACCCGGCTGCCCGAGTACTACCCGACCCGGGCGGAGCGGGAGATCCTGGCCGCCCGCGCCGGGGAGATCGCCGCCGCCACCGGCGCCCGCACCCTGGTGGAGCTGGGCTCGGGGTCGTCGGAGAAGACCCGCTTCCTGCTGGACGCCCTGACGGCGCTGCACACCTATGTGCCCGTCGACGTCAGCGAGAGCGCGCTGACCGGGGCGGCCGAGGCGCTGCTCGCCGAGCGGCCCGGGCTCGACGTCCACGCGCTGATCGCGGACTTCACCCGCGGACTCGCGCTGCCGGGGACGCCGGGGCCGCGGCTGGTGGCGTTCCTGGGCGGCACGATCGGCAATCTGCTGCCCGCCGAGCGTGCGCTGTTCCTGCGGTCGGTGCGCGACCTGCTGGAGCCCGGTGACGCGCTGCTGCTCGGCACCGACCTGGTGAAGGACGAGCAGGTGCTGGTCCGCGCCTACGACGACGCCGCGGGGGTGACGGCGCAGTTCAACAAGAACGTGCTGTCGGTGCTCGCGCGGGAGCTGGGCGCGGACGTGGACCCGGCCGACTTCGACCACGTGGCCGTCTGGGACCACGAGCACGAGTGGATCGAGATGCGGCTGCGGGCCCGGTCGGCGGTGACCGTGAAGATCCGTGAGCTGGACCTGGTGGTGCCGTTCGCGGCGGGCGAGGAGATGCGTACGGAGGTGTCCGCCAAGTTCCGTCAGGAGGGTGTGCGCGACGAACTCGCGGCGGCCGGACTGGAGCTGTCGCACTGGTGGACGGACACGGAGGGGCGGTTCGCGCTCAGTCTCGCGACCGCGAGCTGAGCGGAGCGCGCGAGGGCGCGGCGGTCGGTCCGGGAACCGGGGACGAGCGGCGGCAGCAGCCGTATCTCCGCGGTCAGCCGGGCGGCCGTCGCCACCCGCCACAGCGACGCCGCCAGCGGGTCGTCGCCGACGAACGCGGCCGCCCCGGTGGGCCCGTAGGACAGCCGTACGGGCCGCACCGCGGCGCCCGCGTCCAGCGCCGCCTGGAACGCCGCCGGGCGGAACCGTCCCCCCTCGCCGCGGCCGCACCAGGTGGAGCCCTCGGGGAAGACGACGACGCGGGAGCCGCCCCGCAGCGCGGAGCCCATCGCGGCGACGGCGGCGGGCAGCGCGCGCAGCCGGTCGCGTTCGAGGAACAGGGTGCCGCCCCGGGCGGCGACCGCGCCCAGCACCGGCCAGCGGCGGAGCTCGCTCTTGGCGAGCATGCGGCCCGGCAGGACGGATGCGATCAGCGGGATGTCGAGCCAGGACACGTGGTTGGCGACGACCAGCTCCCCCGGCCGTGGCGGCCCGTGCCGCGCGGCGCTCCCCGGCGGGGTGCCGACGACGGACACCCGGACGCCGAACGCCCTGAGCACCGCCCGGGCCCAGTGCCGCGTCAGCCGGTGGCGCAGCCGGACGCCGAGGAGGGCCGCGGCCGGGGCGAGCAGGATCCCGGCGGTGACGACCGCGGAGCCGGCGGTGAGCCGCAGGACGGCCCGCGCGGCCCCGGCGGCGGGCCCGGCGCCCGCGGCGCACCCCTCGGGGGTGCACGGCGCCGTGGGCAGCCAGACGCTCGCCGCGCCGGGGCCGGGGAGCCGCGGGGTCCTGATCCGCGCGCCGGGCGGGTCAGCTGTCACGCCGGGGCCGGGGCCGGGAGGCCGTGGGTCCCCCGTCCGCGCGCAGGGCCGGACGGCCGTCACGCCGGGGCCAGGGACAGGAAGTGGCGCAGGTAGCGGGGGTCGGTGCGGCGCAGCGACAGCAGGACGTAGAGGTCGGCGACGTCGAAGTCGGGGTCGTGGGCGGGTGCTCCGCAGACCCAGGCGCCGAGCCGGAGGTAGCCGCGCAGCAGGGGCGGCAGTTCGGTGCGTGCCGCGGGCGGGACGGCCGCCGGCGCGTTCCAGAGCCGGTGCGGGGTCACCCAGAACTCCTCGGGTGCCAGGTGGCGGCTGCGCACGGTGTGCCAGGCCGCCGCGGCCCGGGCGCCTCCGTCGGCGAGGGGCAGCGAGCAGCAGCCGGCGAGCCAGTTGTGGCCGGTGCGGGTCATGTAGCGGGCGAGCCCAGCCCAGATCAGCGCGATGACGGCCCCGTTGCGGTGCAGCGGGTGGACGCAGGAGCGTCCCACCTCGACGAGGTCGTGGCGGACGGGGTCGAGCCGGCTGAGGTCGAACTCGCTCTCCGCGTAGAGGCGTCCGGCGATCCGGGCGCGGTCGGGCGGCAGGATGCGGTAGGTGCCGACGACCTCTCCGGTGGCGGCCTCGCGGACCAGGAGGTGGTCGCAGTAGGCGTCGAAGGCGTCGCCGTCCAGGCCCGGTTCGGGGCCGTCGAGCAGGGCGCCCATCTCACCGGCGAAGACCTGGTGCCGCAGCCGCTGCGCGGCGCGCACGTCCTCCTGGTCGCGGGCGAGGCGGACGACGTAGCGGGGGTCGCCGCCCGGACCGGCCTGCCGGGGGGCGGCGGTGTGCGGGGCCGCGGGCGGGGCGGGGCGGGTGACCGGGACGGGCGCGGCGAGCGGGGTTGCGGACATGACGGTCTCCTGTGCCGGACGAAGGGGGCGGACCGCGGGTGCGGCGGCCCGGCCCTTCGTTTCTTCCGTGACAGGCTGGATTCGACATGACCGCCCGGCGGAGGGCGGATGTGGGAACGCTGAATCCCGGACGTGCGCGGCCCCGGTGCCGAGGGACGGCCGGGGCGCGGGGGGCCAGGGCGTGTTGCGAAAGTGGCTCCGTCCGCCCGGAGGGCGGGGCCTGCGGCGTCTGGTGCGTGCGATCGCAAGGCGGAGGATCATCCTCGTACCGGGCGTACTCGGATGACTCCGACAACGCGGCGAGCGTGCGTGCCAGGCGTCGCGGGCCAGGAGTGACTTTCGCAACACGCCTAGGGGCGCAGGGCGGCGGTGATCCGGTCGGAGGCGTTGCGCGCGGCGGTCGCCGGTTCCCTGCCCTGGAGGACGGCCGTCATGTAGGGCTTGATCGGGTTGTCGCCCTCCACCTCGGCCCACTGCGGGGAGTTGGGGGTGGCCCGGCCCTGGGCGGCTCCGGCGGCCATGGCGTAGGTGCTCTCCTGGCCCTCCAGCTCGAGACCGAGGGTGGCCTTGTTCGGCACGTAGTTCATGGTGCGGGCGAGGTCCAGCTGCCACTCGTCCCCGGCGAGCGCGGAGACCACCTCGACGGCGGCGGCCCGCTCCTTCGAGTTCTCGGGCACGATCAGGTCCGAGCCGCCGATGAAGACGGATCCGGGGGCCGCGGCGGTCTTGCCCGGGACGGGGAAGAACCCGAGCTTGCCCTTCAGTTCGGGGTTGGCCTTCTCGATCACGGTGGCCGCGCTGGGTACGGCGATCATCTGCGCGACGTTGCCCTTGGCGAAGACCTCCGCCTGCGGCGGGGTCTCCTCGTCGCCGTCCTTGGGCCCGCTGCCGTGGGACTGGAGCTCCTGGTAGAAGTCCATGCCGCGCAGGGCCGCCTTGGAGTGCAGGGAACCCTGCCAGTCGCCCGCGCTCTCCACGGCGAGCTCCCCGCCCTCGTCCCAGATGAAGCCGGCGAGGGTGTACCAGTCCTGGCCGGAGAGGTAGATGCCGTCCTGGCCGGGTCTGTCGAGCTTCTCGGAGATCTCCAGCCATTCGGCGCGGGTCTTCGGCGGCTCGGTGATGCCCGCCTCGGCGAACAGCTCCTTGTTGTAGATGACGACGCGGTTGGCCGCGTACCAGGGGATGCCGTACTGGGAGCCGTTGATGCTGCCCGGTTCGGCGAGGCCCGGCAGCCAGTCCTCGTTCCCGAGGTCGCGCACGGACTCCAGGGTGAGGTCGCGCAGGCCGCCGCTCTCGGCGTAGCCCGCGACCTGGGTGTTGCCGACCTCGATGACCTCGGGCGCGTCCTCGCTCTTCAGCGCCTCCGTGACCTTCTTGCCGATCCCGGTCCACTCCTGGAACGTGACGTCGAGCTCGATGCCGGGGTGTTCCTTCTCGAAGGTCTCGGTGAAGCGCTTCAGCCAGTCGTCGGACACGCTGTTCTGCATGAGCCAGATGCTGACGGTGCGGGTGTCGGAACCGCCGGGTATCAGACCGCAGCCGCCGAGGGCGAGCGAACACGCGAGCACGGAGGACAGGGCGAGGTAGCGGTTCTTCACGAGGTCACCTTCTGCGTCGGGGCACATGAACGGGACCCGACGTGGGGGGAGGAGCTGACGCTCGCACGGGCTGGCTGGATTTTGGTATGGACCAAACGTCCGGTCAAGTCCGGAAAGCGGAGCGCGAACGGGCCGACATCGGACACTACAGCCATCCATGACATCACCGTCAGCTCATGCGGTGGCCGAAACACGGGAGTTCGGCCGTCCTCCGGCCGGCGGCCGGGGAACCGGAAGCGGACCAGCATGTGGACACCGGGGCTCCGTCACGGCCGGCGACGCCTCGCGGGACCGTGCGGTGTGCGGCACCGTGGAAGGACCATCGAGAGGAGCAGGACGCACATGTCGAACCACACCTACCGTGTCACCGAGATCGTGGGGACCTCACCGGACGGCGTCGACCAGGCCATCCGCAACGGCATCACCCGGGCGTCGCAGACGCTGCGGGGCCTCGACTGGTTCGAGGTCACCCAGGTGCGCGGGCACATCGCCGACGGGCGGATCGAGCACTACCAGGTGGGCCTGAAGGTCGGATTCCGGCTGGAGGACGGCGACTGAGCGACGCCGGAAGAGCGGTCCCGCCGCGCCCGTGGCCCGGGAGCGGCGGGAACCTCAGGTGCGGCCTTCGCGCTCCTGTGCGTCCCGCATCGCCGCCCCGGTGCTCTCCGCGCCCCAGACGGCGCGCACCACCCGGAAGCCCGCCCGCTCGGCGTCCTGGCACACCAGCTCGTCGTCGTCCACGAGCATCCTGATGTCGCGCCGCGCGCCGAGGCGGCGCAGGATCTCCAGTTTGGTCCTGCGGGCCGGCCGCCGGTCGTCGTTGCGCCGCATGAAGATCCGGCCGTCGGGCAGCTCATGGGCGGCGAGCCAGTCCACCGTGTCCCTGTGGCACCGCTCCGGACGGCCGGTCAGGTAGACGATCTCGCACTCGCGGGCAGCCTCCCGGCACCGCCGCACGCCCTCGCCGAGCGGCGGGTCGTCGGGCGCCGCGGCGAAGAACGCGTCCCAGTCGCGCGGCGCGCGCCGCAGCAGATGCTGCCGGTGCCCGGCGTCGGCAAGGGTTCCGTCGAGGTCGAACACGGCCAGTGGCCTGCTTTCCGGAGTCGTCACGGGCATCAGCGTAGGGCCCGTGCACGCGGCGGGCTCCGCCCAGGCCCTGCCACCCTGCCCCCCGGCTCCTCGTCGGGCCTGCGACCCGGACCCGGACCCGGCCCCGGAACGCCCTGCCGGACGGGGACGGCGGCCCGTAGATTCGGTCCATGCACACGACGCGCGTCTCCCGCCATGTGAACGCCTCCCCCGCCGCCGTCTACCGGGCGCTGCTCGATCCCGGCGCCGTCGCGCGATGGCGGGTGCCGGACGGGATGAGCGCGCGGGTGCACGAGTTCGACGCCCGGCCGGGGGGCGGGTTCCGGGTCTCGCTGACGTACGAGGCCCCGGGCCCGGCGGGCAAGTCCGACGCCCGGACCGACACGTACCACGGCCACTTCGCCGAGCTCGTCCCCGGGGCGAAGGTGGTCGAGGTGCTCGCCTTCGAGTCGGCGGATCCGGCCCTGGGCGGCACGATGACGATGACGACTTCGCTGACCGCGGCCCCGGACGGCGGCACGGAGGTGCTGATCGTGCACGAAGGGCTGCCGGACGCCGTCCGGCCCGAGGACAACGAGGCGGGGACGCGGATGGCGCTCGCCAACCTCGCCGCGCTGGTCGAGGACCGCGCCTGAGCACGGAGCGGGTCAGTCGGCCGGACCGACCGCGGCGCACACGGGACGGCCCCCGCCGGACGGCCCCCGCCGACCTCACCTGGCAGGTCCAGGACCGCGCCCGAACAGCCCGCGGGTCAGTCGGCCGGACCGACCGCGGCGCAGGCGGGGTGGCCCCAGCCGTCGGCGTTCTTCTTGATCGACTCACCCTTGGCGTAGGGCTTGCCGCACCGGCAGCGGCCGGGGAACTTGGCCTTCAGCGTGGCGCGGGAGCCGCCCTTCGCAGCTGCCCCGCCACCCGCGGCGGGACGCCGGGCACGGGCGGCGGCCGGCTTGGACGGCGGCTCCGGCGGCGGCAGCGCGGAACCCTGCGCGGAGCCGGCGGCCTGCTGGGTGCGGGCGGCCTGGCTCGCGGCCGCGTCGGCGGCGGCGTTCAGCGGGTCGCCGTCGACCTGGTGGGCGGGGGTGTAGACGAAGCGCACGTCACGGCCTGCGAGCAGCGCGTCGATGGCCATGACCAGGTCCTGGTTGGCGACCGGGGTGCCGGAGGCCGTCTTCCAGCCCTTGCGGCGCCAGCCGGGGAGCCAGGTCGTCACCGCCTTCATCGCGTACTGGGAGTCCATGCGCACCTCCAGCGGGACCTCGGGCCCGGTGGTGGCGAGCAGTTCCCGCAGCGCGGTGAGTTCGGCGACGTTGTTGGTCGCCCGCCCGAGCGGTCCCGCCTCCCACGAGGTCACCGCGCCGCCGGTACCGGCGATCACCCAGGCCCAGGCGGCCGGCCCGGGATTGCCCTTCGACGCCCCGTCACACGCGGCGATGATACGTTCCACCATTCCCCCGATCCTGCCACGCCCGCGG
It encodes the following:
- the egtB gene encoding ergothioneine biosynthesis protein EgtB, which gives rise to MSENQPAGTAGPSRAPSPAVSPPGEADPRIRALDALVAARGRTALLTECVDEGELTAQHSPLMSPLVWDLAHIGNQEEQWLLRTVGGRQALRPDIDSVYDAFEHPRASRPSLPLLAPAEARSYAADVRGRVLEVLERTALEGTPLVDAAFAFGMIAQHEQQHDETMLITHQLRRGPAALTAPEPPDRPPGALPAEVLVPGGPFTMGTSTEPWALDNERPAHRRDVPAFWIDTTPVTCGAFAAFIDDGGYGERRWWADEGWDQIRRHGIGAPLFWRREGGAWLRRRFGVTEEVPADEPVLHVSWYEADAYARWAGRRLPTEAEWEKAARHDPESGRSRRYPWGDADPGPDQANLGQRHLRPARAGSYPAGESPLGVRQLIGDVWEWTASDFLPYPGFVAFPYREYSEVFFGPAHKVLRGGAFGVDQVACRGTFRNWDLPVRRQIFSGFRTARDARVRQDGAA
- the egtC gene encoding ergothioneine biosynthesis protein EgtC, encoding MCRHLAAIGPPAALGDLLVAPEHALFRQSWAPRRQRYGTVNADGFGVGWYADDDPVPARYRRAGPVWGDLSFADLARVVRSQAVLAAVRDATRAGADGEAAAAPFASGPWLFSHNGAVAGWPDSMAAPAGALPAAALLSMEARTDSALVWALVLHRLRAGDGLGQALADTVRDTAAAAPGSRLNLLLTDGRAIAATAWGDTLWYLTGSGGRTVVASEPYDDDPRWQEVPDRTLLTATRTDLLLTELKEPTQ
- the egtD gene encoding L-histidine N(alpha)-methyltransferase codes for the protein MSPFLLTRTLPEDATGADLRADVLNGLTRTPKVLPPKWFYDARGSELFEEITRLPEYYPTRAEREILAARAGEIAAATGARTLVELGSGSSEKTRFLLDALTALHTYVPVDVSESALTGAAEALLAERPGLDVHALIADFTRGLALPGTPGPRLVAFLGGTIGNLLPAERALFLRSVRDLLEPGDALLLGTDLVKDEQVLVRAYDDAAGVTAQFNKNVLSVLARELGADVDPADFDHVAVWDHEHEWIEMRLRARSAVTVKIRELDLVVPFAAGEEMRTEVSAKFRQEGVRDELAAAGLELSHWWTDTEGRFALSLATAS
- a CDS encoding lysophospholipid acyltransferase family protein, which translates into the protein MRTPRLPGPGAASVWLPTAPCTPEGCAAGAGPAAGAARAVLRLTAGSAVVTAGILLAPAAALLGVRLRHRLTRHWARAVLRAFGVRVSVVGTPPGSAARHGPPRPGELVVANHVSWLDIPLIASVLPGRMLAKSELRRWPVLGAVAARGGTLFLERDRLRALPAAVAAMGSALRGGSRVVVFPEGSTWCGRGEGGRFRPAAFQAALDAGAAVRPVRLSYGPTGAAAFVGDDPLAASLWRVATAARLTAEIRLLPPLVPGSRTDRRALARSAQLAVARLSANRPSVSVHQCDSSSPAAASSSRTPS
- a CDS encoding GNAT family N-acetyltransferase; this encodes MSATPLAAPVPVTRPAPPAAPHTAAPRQAGPGGDPRYVVRLARDQEDVRAAQRLRHQVFAGEMGALLDGPEPGLDGDAFDAYCDHLLVREAATGEVVGTYRILPPDRARIAGRLYAESEFDLSRLDPVRHDLVEVGRSCVHPLHRNGAVIALIWAGLARYMTRTGHNWLAGCCSLPLADGGARAAAAWHTVRSRHLAPEEFWVTPHRLWNAPAAVPPAARTELPPLLRGYLRLGAWVCGAPAHDPDFDVADLYVLLSLRRTDPRYLRHFLSLAPA
- a CDS encoding extracellular solute-binding protein, with amino-acid sequence MKNRYLALSSVLACSLALGGCGLIPGGSDTRTVSIWLMQNSVSDDWLKRFTETFEKEHPGIELDVTFQEWTGIGKKVTEALKSEDAPEVIEVGNTQVAGYAESGGLRDLTLESVRDLGNEDWLPGLAEPGSINGSQYGIPWYAANRVVIYNKELFAEAGITEPPKTRAEWLEISEKLDRPGQDGIYLSGQDWYTLAGFIWDEGGELAVESAGDWQGSLHSKAALRGMDFYQELQSHGSGPKDGDEETPPQAEVFAKGNVAQMIAVPSAATVIEKANPELKGKLGFFPVPGKTAAAPGSVFIGGSDLIVPENSKERAAAVEVVSALAGDEWQLDLARTMNYVPNKATLGLELEGQESTYAMAAGAAQGRATPNSPQWAEVEGDNPIKPYMTAVLQGREPATAARNASDRITAALRP
- a CDS encoding dodecin, with protein sequence MSNHTYRVTEIVGTSPDGVDQAIRNGITRASQTLRGLDWFEVTQVRGHIADGRIEHYQVGLKVGFRLEDGD
- a CDS encoding LNS2 domain-containing protein, which codes for MTTPESRPLAVFDLDGTLADAGHRQHLLRRAPRDWDAFFAAAPDDPPLGEGVRRCREAARECEIVYLTGRPERCHRDTVDWLAAHELPDGRIFMRRNDDRRPARRTKLEILRRLGARRDIRMLVDDDELVCQDAERAGFRVVRAVWGAESTGAAMRDAQEREGRT
- a CDS encoding SRPBCC family protein — encoded protein: MHTTRVSRHVNASPAAVYRALLDPGAVARWRVPDGMSARVHEFDARPGGGFRVSLTYEAPGPAGKSDARTDTYHGHFAELVPGAKVVEVLAFESADPALGGTMTMTTSLTAAPDGGTEVLIVHEGLPDAVRPEDNEAGTRMALANLAALVEDRA
- a CDS encoding ribonuclease H family protein, yielding MVERIIAACDGASKGNPGPAAWAWVIAGTGGAVTSWEAGPLGRATNNVAELTALRELLATTGPEVPLEVRMDSQYAMKAVTTWLPGWRRKGWKTASGTPVANQDLVMAIDALLAGRDVRFVYTPAHQVDGDPLNAAADAAASQAARTQQAAGSAQGSALPPPEPPSKPAAARARRPAAGGGAAAKGGSRATLKAKFPGRCRCGKPYAKGESIKKNADGWGHPACAAVGPAD